The bacterium genome window below encodes:
- a CDS encoding DUF2065 family protein: MKWILFSIGMIMVFMGSYVTIWAGDSKELFEELSKHSDRDIRSIGLFLFGVGMIIVAFVWFIVPKG, from the coding sequence ATGAAATGGATTCTGTTTTCTATAGGTATGATTATGGTTTTTATGGGAAGCTATGTCACTATATGGGCAGGGGATTCAAAGGAGCTATTTGAAGAATTATCAAAGCATTCGGATAGAGATATTAGAAGTATTGGATTATTTTTATTTGGAGTCGGCATGATCATAGTAGCTTTTGTCTGGTTTATAGTTCCAAAAGGTTGA